In Rhizophagus irregularis chromosome 17, complete sequence, the sequence TGAATAaggaataattttaaaaattttgaaaaaaaaaactcaatgatttaaatcatttcataatgattttatttatctcgATAAaatagtctttttttttccccGTAAAAGCTTGTAAAGTTTGTAAAGtttgattatttttgatcAATGATTAATTACTACGATAgacaatcaaatttatattttacaggataaactttattttattatcataaaattaatttacttttttagtattaatattatcattcttTACACGTAccttataattatattaacttaCACTTTTAATAGCGATAGAACCAACAATTATATCAAGCATCtcattttgatcattaattttatcatcaatcttataatactaaataaaattttttaatatattaacatacttataaatatttaaaaatatcgatcaattaaaattaattacctttttaattcttgaaatatctacaaaatttgaaaaatctttgATATCACATTCCTCTCCATGAATTAATGTAGATAAATGAGATCTCGcctaaattataaaagaaagaaaaaaaaaataaaacatacatatatatatatacatacatacatattcatttatctataatatgaaattttgttTACCTCTTCACTATTTCCTCCAACTTTAACGACAACGATTGAAGTCGAAGAATCGGAAATACCAAATCTTCGTAATGATTCActtatctaattatttaaaatttaagatttttttaatatatattttaaaaatgaataatttaataaaatgaactTACGTTTGTTGTTGGAGAAAGACTATAAACAATTTCAGAATGTACATTATGAGTCTTAAGCGAAGAATTTAATTCATGTTGTACTGCGTCATTTGTAGCTACTAGCAATTGAAACTTATCCAGTacctaatataatataatagattattaataattctatcaACTTAAAAAATTCAGATCCTATCATATTTACCATTTTAGCGTCTATAAAGGCGTAAGATAATTCTTGATCGTGAGATAATAGACGTTTACGTAATTCCGCTGCATTTGATACgtttttataaagtaaaatatgaATTTGCCCTCTTGTTGGAAAAGGCTCAAGAGTAAATGATTGCATAATGAGATGCGTAATTGAAATCAGTAATATAAACTCGTATCTTTGCAGTCTTTATCATCTAATCGTAATTTGGGGTTAGAATTTAAGTGAACTTCACTAAAAAATTGGAGATAATCTGGATAATCTACAATCAATAATTTGGCACTCTAATGGTCGATCAGAGACAGTCATTATCGATTGACTAGTTGATTTAGTAatacattttttgtttatcttaaTGCAACTACAGTTATTgctaatgaaattttttaattgttgcgaaacaaaaaaaaagcccCCTTCCCAAAAATAAATCATccaatttattaatgtttatagAAATGAAATTgcgtttattaatttctttatgtgtttgaaaaaattgcataacttatttctttctttttgaaattaaGATACTCCTTCGTAAAATGAGCAGTTCTGATCAAAACGATCAGCGGGAGCGTTGTAGATGATAATGGTATTAAACGTTAATGTGAATGGTCctgcaaaaaataaaacaagtaAACAACCAGTATTGTTAATCATTTAAGAACACAACATAAGGATCCgaaactgaaaataaaagcAATTGCAAATGATTTATTAGATTGGCTAGTGGATTGGTATGTAAGCTTTTCttgtaagaaaatttattaataggcCTGAATCACGCTATCCTATTCCATGTAAAACACTAaactgttaaaaaatttacgtgAACTACTTTCTCTTTTACAACAGGTTTGTGGACTCACCTTATATTGTGCTACCTGAACGGATTTTTCAGATGCAAgggaatattattattattgataatctcattattaaaagaaatttgtgATATAGTTgcattttactttataattttgttttttttaatatatgatattacgatgaagatataaattataatatttataatatttatcaacaaaaaaaatttatcttttgatacgcgaaaaaaaaatgcaagctCTAAGATCAACTAAGTCAAATGACTTATCAGTTGACTGTAACactatcaaataaaatcacaCTAATTTTAAAACCTTTGCAATTAACGCATTACTgatgtataaaattatattaataatattattaatgtttgAAATCCTTCGTATTAAAAATCGGATCATTTACAATCAAAGTTAGTCATATTAGGATTCATGCGAAATATGAAACACGTGTGACATAATcgtaaattgattaaattaattaatcctgattaaaaaaactttgCTTATTAACccaatttgaataaatttggaCTGATAAAAACCTCTCCGCTGGTTTTTTCTtgcatcaaaaaattttttttcaaatcattTATCTAGTTCTAAAATTAccttttattctttattttttaacataaaataaatatgagtACACCAACGTAAGTTTTTTCAAATGTTTTAATTCTCAGAATTCTATTTTTGAAGGGAATTATTTCGATGAACAATTATTGACATATCTTATTAATTGTGCTTCATATAACACCAAAATATAGTTTATACtaaatcatttcatttattatattaattaatgtagTGGAGACTTCGGTCTTATTGGCCTTGCCGTTATGGTAAGTATGTGATATTGTAATGTTTggattgtatttttattttgaaaataacttttttcttttgataatttagGGCCAAAATCTTATCCTTAACATTAATGATCATGGCTATACAGTAGTTGCTTATAACAGAACTGTATCTAAGGTGGAACACTTCTTGGCTAATGAAGCAAAAGGTAATCTCATTGTTATTTATCAATGCATTGTTTTTCATCTCTTGatatttaaccaattttttttttattatgttacaCATATAGGCACTAAAATTATTGGTGCTAGTTCTATTGAAGATCTTGTTTGCAAATTGAAAAAACCACGAAAGATTATGCTTTTGGTTAAAGCTGGATCCGctgttgatgattttattgaacAAATCATTCCTCATCTTGATCAGGGTGACATAATCATTGATGGTGGTAACTCTCATTTCCCAGATTCAATTCGTCGAAGCAAATATTTGGAAGAAAAAGGTTTCTTGTTTATTGGATGTGGTGTATCTGGTGGTGAAGATGGTGCACGTTATGGCCCTTCTCTTATGCCTGGAGGTTCTAAAGCTGCatggtaaaaataaattattatttattagaattcaaatataatttttttttttaaaaaaaaaattaaaaatttataattagggAACATGTAAAACCGATCTTCCAATCCATTGCTGCAAAAGTTGGTAAAGAACCATGTTGCGATTGGGTTGGTGAAACTGGCGCTGGGCATTATGTTAAAATGGTCCACAATGGTATTGAATATGGTGACATGCAACTTATTTGTGAAGCATatcatttaatgaaagaaGGACTTTGCTTTGACCATGATAAGATTGGTGATGTTTTCGAATTTTGGAACAAAGGTGAATTGGACTCCTTCTTGATTGATATTACTAAAGATATTGTGAGATTTAAAGATGATGATGGTTCTCCCTtagttgaaaaaattaaagatactGCTGGTCAAGTACGTATCTATTTAATagagtatttttatttaataaatatctaatctatttttcttttattattacagaaAGGTACTGGTAAATGGACTGCCATATCATCACTTGACCTTGGAGTTCCAGTTACATTGATTGGTGAAGCTGTTTACTCTCGTACACTTTCATCTTTAAAAGATGAACGTGTTCGTGCAAGCAAAATCTTGCCAGGaccaaaaaataagaaatttgaaGGAGACAAAGACTTGTTTGTTAAACAATTGGGTCAAGCTTTATATGCTTCAAAATTGATTTCCTATGCTCAAGGTTTTATGTTAATGCGTGAAGCTGCTAAGGATCATAATTGGGATTTGAATAATGCTGGTATCGCTTTAATGTGGCGTGGAGGATGTATTATACGaaggtaattataaatttaacttttataaattaattaataaaactcttctt encodes:
- a CDS encoding 6-phosphogluconate dehydrogenase decarboxylating, encoding MSTPTGDFGLIGLAVMGQNLILNINDHGYTVVAYNRTVSKVEHFLANEAKGTKIIGASSIEDLVCKLKKPRKIMLLVKAGSAVDDFIEQIIPHLDQGDIIIDGGNSHFPDSIRRSKYLEEKGFLFIGCGVSGGEDGARYGPSLMPGGSKAAWEHVKPIFQSIAAKVGKEPCCDWVGETGAGHYVKMVHNGIEYGDMQLICEAYHLMKEGLCFDHDKIGDVFEFWNKGELDSFLIDITKDIVRFKDDDGSPLVEKIKDTAGQKGTGKWTAISSLDLGVPVTLIGEAVYSRTLSSLKDERVRASKILPGPKNKKFEGDKDLFVKQLGQALYASKLISYAQGFMLMREAAKDHNWDLNNAGIALMWRGGCIIRSAFLGDIKNAYTKNPKLENLLFDPFFKKAVDDAQDSWRQVVAQAAILGIPTPALSTALSFYDGYRHERLPANLLQAQRDYFGAHTFRYLDEYTDDKHPKDTDVHVNWTGHGGNVSSSAYLA